In a single window of the Nitrospirota bacterium genome:
- a CDS encoding TldD/PmbA family protein — protein MEREVIQSDRFADLAADILDRARRCGATEADVLVADGETLSIQVRLGAVDRLTKAREKRLGLRVFFGKRSASSSTSDFSRESLDRFVRDTCELAQAVVEDTLSGLPAADLMAKDVPDLDLYDPTKLQTDVQIELARRAEAAAFAVDTRVTNSEGAEFDSSSGRIVLANSHGFVGEYRSSSFSLSVSPIATEPGSGAMQRDAWYSVQRKFAKLDSPETIGQEAARRAVRRLGAKKVATRRAPVIFDQETAGSLLGNLCSAASGYAIYKGASFLAGYLGKPLAPDFVTVYDDGRMPGGLGSRPFDGEGLPTRKTTVVERGVLKSYLLDTYSGKKLGLASTGNASRSVGESPSVGPTNFYLVPGTKSPEELIASVRQGLYVTELIGFGVNMVTGDYSRGVCGFWIERGELAYPVEEITIAGNLKQMFADIEMIGSDLVFRGRIASPTIKIAEMTIAGN, from the coding sequence ATGGAAAGAGAAGTCATACAGTCCGACAGGTTCGCCGATCTCGCCGCCGATATTCTTGACCGGGCCAGGCGTTGCGGGGCGACGGAAGCGGATGTCCTGGTGGCCGATGGGGAGACGTTGTCGATCCAGGTCCGGCTGGGAGCCGTGGACCGCTTGACCAAGGCCAGGGAGAAGCGCTTGGGGCTCAGGGTCTTTTTCGGGAAACGGTCGGCCAGTTCGTCCACGTCGGACTTCTCGCGGGAGTCGCTGGACCGGTTCGTGCGGGACACGTGTGAGCTGGCGCAGGCGGTCGTCGAAGACACGCTGTCCGGCCTGCCGGCTGCGGATCTCATGGCGAAGGATGTGCCCGATCTGGACCTGTACGATCCCACGAAACTGCAGACCGATGTCCAGATCGAACTGGCGCGACGGGCGGAAGCCGCCGCGTTTGCCGTGGACACGCGAGTGACGAATTCGGAAGGGGCGGAGTTCGATTCCTCGTCCGGGCGCATCGTGCTGGCGAACAGTCACGGGTTCGTGGGCGAGTACCGAAGCTCCAGCTTCTCGCTGTCGGTGTCGCCGATCGCGACGGAGCCGGGTTCCGGCGCCATGCAGCGCGATGCCTGGTACAGCGTGCAGCGGAAGTTCGCCAAGCTGGACAGCCCGGAGACGATCGGACAGGAGGCGGCCCGCCGTGCGGTACGGCGATTGGGGGCGAAGAAGGTCGCTACCCGTCGGGCGCCGGTCATCTTCGACCAGGAAACGGCGGGCAGTCTGTTGGGCAACCTCTGCAGCGCCGCCTCCGGCTATGCCATTTATAAAGGAGCCTCCTTCTTGGCGGGATATCTCGGCAAGCCACTCGCGCCGGATTTCGTGACCGTCTACGACGACGGCCGGATGCCGGGCGGGCTGGGGTCGCGTCCGTTCGACGGAGAAGGGCTGCCGACGAGAAAGACCACTGTGGTCGAACGAGGCGTTCTGAAGAGCTATCTTCTGGACACCTATTCGGGCAAAAAGCTCGGACTGGCTTCCACCGGCAACGCCTCGCGCAGCGTCGGCGAAAGTCCGTCGGTCGGGCCGACCAATTTTTACCTGGTGCCGGGAACCAAGAGTCCGGAAGAACTCATCGCTTCGGTGCGCCAGGGCCTCTACGTAACGGAACTGATCGGCTTCGGCGTCAACATGGTGACTGGGGACTACTCGCGCGGCGTGTGCGGGTTTTGGATCGAACGCGGGGAACTGGCCTATCCGGTCGAGGAAATCACCATCGCCGGGAATTTGAAGCAGATGTTCGCAGACATCGAGATGATCGGGAGCGATCTGGTCTTTCGCGGCCGCATCGCCAGCCCGACGATCAAAATTGCGGAGATGACGATCGCGGGGAATTAG
- a CDS encoding dienelactone hydrolase family protein, with the protein MVEIKDMMVQYRSDGVTVRAYLVGPQTKEKRPAVIVVQEWWGLNDHIKDVARRFAAEGYVAIAPDLYSRFQNEVVPNSNPKRAGELMGQLKQEDGLKDLNATVAYLKSVPEVDPARIGVIGFCMGGSYALMLPCVNHEIKAAVPFYGQVPNPDTPLQKLACPVLYIYGEEDGWITKADVQRLAAALKKYNRPGEIKTYPGAPHAFFNDTRKDVYKPAEAKDAWTRTLAFFKQHLKSA; encoded by the coding sequence ATGGTTGAGATCAAAGACATGATGGTGCAGTATCGGAGCGACGGCGTGACGGTGCGGGCGTATCTCGTGGGTCCGCAGACCAAGGAAAAGCGGCCCGCCGTCATCGTCGTCCAGGAATGGTGGGGGTTGAACGACCATATCAAGGACGTCGCGCGCCGGTTCGCGGCGGAAGGCTATGTCGCGATCGCGCCGGATCTCTATTCGCGGTTCCAGAACGAGGTCGTGCCGAACAGCAATCCCAAACGCGCGGGAGAGTTGATGGGTCAGTTGAAACAGGAAGACGGCCTGAAAGATCTGAATGCCACGGTGGCGTATCTCAAAAGCGTGCCGGAGGTCGATCCTGCCCGGATCGGGGTCATCGGGTTCTGCATGGGCGGCTCCTATGCGCTGATGCTTCCCTGCGTCAATCACGAGATCAAGGCTGCGGTCCCCTTCTACGGGCAGGTGCCGAATCCGGACACGCCGCTGCAGAAGCTGGCCTGCCCGGTGCTCTATATCTATGGAGAAGAAGACGGGTGGATCACCAAGGCCGACGTGCAGCGGTTGGCCGCCGCTCTCAAAAAGTACAACAGGCCGGGCGAGATCAAGACCTATCCCGGCGCGCCGCACGCGTTCTTCAACGATACGCGGAAGGATGTGTACAAGCCGGCGGAGGCCAAGGATGCCTGGACGCGCACGCTGGCGTTTTTCAAACAACATTTGAAGAGCGCGTAG
- a CDS encoding uracil-DNA glycosylase, with amino-acid sequence MTLQELARSLHNCQRCKLSKLGRTQVVFGVGNPHATIMFVGEAPGFYEDQQGEPFVGAAGKLLNELLASAGLSRLDIYIANVIKCRPPNNRDPEPDEVETCKPFLMQQISLIKPKLVCTLGNWATQTLLERKVGITKVRGQAFYQKDFVIFPLLHPAAALHQGGLLAPLREDFKKLKEFLDRHSREQPATEADSAPGTGALHIEPPSQVQQMDLFGS; translated from the coding sequence ATGACGCTCCAGGAACTCGCCCGATCTTTGCACAACTGCCAGCGCTGCAAGCTCTCGAAGCTGGGCCGCACCCAGGTGGTCTTCGGCGTCGGGAACCCGCACGCGACGATCATGTTCGTGGGCGAGGCACCGGGGTTTTACGAAGATCAGCAGGGCGAGCCGTTCGTGGGGGCGGCGGGGAAATTGCTGAACGAGTTGCTGGCCTCGGCCGGGCTGTCGCGGTTGGACATTTATATCGCCAACGTCATCAAGTGTCGGCCGCCCAACAATCGCGATCCCGAACCCGACGAGGTCGAGACCTGCAAACCGTTCCTGATGCAGCAGATCAGTCTGATTAAGCCGAAGCTGGTCTGCACGTTGGGGAATTGGGCGACGCAGACGTTGCTGGAACGGAAGGTGGGCATTACCAAAGTGCGCGGGCAGGCGTTCTACCAGAAGGATTTCGTGATCTTCCCCCTGCTCCACCCGGCCGCCGCCCTGCACCAGGGCGGGCTGCTTGCGCCGTTGCGCGAGGATTTCAAGAAACTGAAGGAATTTCTCGACCGCCACAGCCGGGAGCAACCGGCGACCGAGGCCGATTCCGCTCCTGGCACCGGGGCGCTGCATATCGAACCGCCCTCGCAGGTCCAGCAGATGGACCTGTTCGGATCATAA
- a CDS encoding MarR family winged helix-turn-helix transcriptional regulator, which yields MNDQLERTSEPLSNRVVAGLQKIGLAMKSRAWKEANRRKVTPLQGQTLALLRMRFGDEATMSALAQELAVALPTASDVIRTLEEKGWVRKSRSKADRRVRTVRLTAAGMRKADKGAGWPDFLAAAADQLPVAEQESLLRILVKMIRTLQERNEIPVARMCVTCRYFRPRVYADPERPHHCAYVNAPFGDRLLRIDCAEHAPAAKAQAERNWKTFTQESTP from the coding sequence GTGAACGATCAGTTGGAACGCACCTCCGAACCGCTGAGTAACCGAGTGGTGGCCGGCCTGCAAAAAATCGGGCTGGCCATGAAGAGCCGTGCCTGGAAAGAGGCCAATCGCCGCAAGGTCACGCCTCTGCAGGGACAGACCCTGGCATTGCTGCGCATGCGGTTCGGCGACGAAGCGACCATGTCAGCTTTGGCGCAAGAGCTGGCGGTCGCGCTCCCCACCGCGTCCGACGTCATCCGGACGTTGGAAGAAAAGGGGTGGGTGCGCAAGAGCCGGTCGAAGGCGGACCGGCGCGTCAGGACCGTCAGGCTGACCGCCGCAGGCATGCGCAAAGCGGACAAAGGCGCCGGCTGGCCGGATTTTCTCGCCGCCGCCGCGGATCAACTGCCCGTTGCGGAACAAGAGTCGTTGCTGCGGATCCTGGTCAAGATGATCCGGACGCTGCAGGAGCGGAACGAGATCCCGGTCGCGCGCATGTGTGTCACCTGCCGCTACTTCCGGCCTCGCGTGTACGCCGATCCGGAACGGCCGCACCATTGCGCCTACGTGAACGCACCGTTCGGCGATCGGCTGCTGCGGATCGACTGCGCCGAGCATGCGCCGGCGGCGAAAGCCCAGGCGGAGCGAAATTGGAAAACCTTCACACAGGAGTCCACACCATGA
- a CDS encoding PilZ domain-containing protein, translating to MSEQRPPWAERLDVPARGERQSIQRLVRYEYRTPGDALGAEPRREGTGLTINVGDGGLCLLLDWAPTVGNILRLAISPPEPPLLSPRQAEVRWVSPLPLACDNIYLVGMKFR from the coding sequence ATGAGTGAACAACGACCGCCATGGGCGGAGCGCCTGGATGTGCCCGCGCGAGGGGAGCGGCAATCGATCCAGCGCCTGGTTCGGTACGAATATCGGACCCCGGGCGACGCGCTTGGCGCGGAACCTCGTCGGGAAGGCACGGGACTGACCATCAATGTCGGGGACGGCGGCCTGTGCCTGCTTTTGGATTGGGCGCCGACCGTAGGCAACATCCTGCGCCTCGCCATCTCGCCGCCGGAGCCGCCGCTTCTTTCACCCCGCCAGGCGGAAGTGCGGTGGGTCAGCCCGTTACCTCTCGCCTGCGACAACATCTACCTGGTGGGGATGAAGTTTAGATGA
- a CDS encoding helix-turn-helix transcriptional regulator, whose product MNECHANGARVPVSHGESSPKWLSVCIFLTRREREILQLLEEGLSNKDVAVRLEIEVQTVKNHVRQVFVKLGVKRRREAVRYPPEHRGLVHF is encoded by the coding sequence ATGAACGAATGTCACGCCAACGGTGCACGTGTTCCTGTCTCGCACGGTGAAAGCTCGCCCAAGTGGCTATCCGTATGTATCTTTCTGACCCGTCGTGAACGGGAAATCCTCCAATTGTTGGAAGAAGGCTTGAGCAACAAGGACGTTGCAGTCAGGCTCGAGATCGAAGTGCAAACGGTGAAGAATCATGTGCGGCAGGTCTTCGTCAAACTGGGTGTGAAGAGGAGGAGAGAAGCCGTCCGGTATCCGCCAGAACACCGGGGCCTTGTACATTTCTGA